A single genomic interval of Streptomyces sp. BA2 harbors:
- a CDS encoding DUF5998 family protein has protein sequence MAKTGTTTQGLRAAIERSGYYPALVAEAVEAAIGGEAIGSYLVHQETTFDANEVRRHVTVLVLTGTRFIVSHTDEQAADSTSPTPYATTSTESVKIGRISSVVVSRVVANPEKYVPGSLPREVVLTIGWGAVSRIDLEPAACGDPNCEADHGYTGSSTADDLSLRVSEAGDGPDAVRQTLAFAQALSEATADTAR, from the coding sequence ATGGCAAAGACCGGTACGACGACCCAGGGGCTGCGCGCGGCGATCGAGCGCAGTGGCTACTACCCGGCCCTCGTGGCCGAGGCGGTGGAGGCCGCGATCGGCGGCGAGGCCATCGGGTCGTACCTGGTCCACCAGGAGACCACGTTCGACGCGAACGAAGTGCGCCGGCACGTGACGGTGCTCGTCCTGACCGGGACCCGCTTCATCGTCAGCCACACCGACGAGCAGGCGGCGGACAGCACATCCCCGACGCCGTACGCGACGACCTCCACGGAGTCCGTGAAGATCGGCCGGATCTCATCCGTCGTCGTCAGCCGCGTCGTCGCCAACCCCGAGAAGTACGTCCCGGGCTCGCTGCCCCGCGAGGTCGTCCTGACCATCGGCTGGGGCGCCGTGTCGCGCATCGACCTGGAGCCCGCCGCCTGCGGCGACCCCAACTGCGAAGCGGACCACGGCTACACCGGCAGCTCCACCGCCGACGACCTCAGCCTCCGGGTCAGCGAGGCGGGCGACGGCCCCGACGCCGTGCGCCAGACCCTGGCCTTCGCGCAGGCGCTGTCCGAGGCGACCGCGGACACCGCGCGCTGA
- the sepH gene encoding septation protein SepH — MPELRVVAVSNDGTRLVLKAADSTEYTLPIDERLRAAVRGDRPRLGQIEIEVESHLRPRDIQARIRAGASAEEVASLAGIPVDRVRRFEGPVLAERAFMAERARKTPVRRPGENTGPQLGEAVSERLLLRGADKETVQWDSWRRDDGTWEVLLVYRVATEPHSASWTYDPPRRLVQAVDDEARSLIGETDDIAAPEPSFPFVPRIARLPRDRPSLDRPLDRALDRQLERPSVPLSPEPSEETAATGATAAVSESERDSLTSLLEAVPSFRGDMIVPERPVPQPTDLPPVPVPVEEPEQDPEAEEPPAASAGAGSAYADVLMPRSVASHRDRLVGTTDRQAEADGVRPGRRAAVPSWDEIVFGTRRKKQE, encoded by the coding sequence ATGCCCGAACTGCGTGTCGTGGCCGTCAGCAACGACGGCACACGGCTGGTGCTCAAAGCTGCGGACAGCACGGAGTACACGCTTCCGATCGACGAGCGGCTGCGCGCCGCGGTGCGCGGCGACCGCCCGCGCCTCGGCCAGATCGAGATCGAGGTGGAGAGCCACCTCCGCCCCCGCGACATCCAGGCGCGTATACGTGCCGGTGCCAGCGCGGAGGAAGTCGCCTCTCTCGCCGGAATCCCCGTCGATCGCGTCCGCCGCTTCGAAGGACCCGTGCTCGCCGAGCGCGCCTTCATGGCCGAGCGGGCCCGGAAGACCCCCGTGCGCCGTCCCGGCGAGAACACCGGACCCCAGCTCGGCGAGGCCGTCTCGGAGCGACTGCTCCTGCGTGGCGCCGACAAGGAAACCGTCCAGTGGGACTCCTGGCGCCGCGACGACGGCACCTGGGAGGTCCTGCTCGTCTACCGCGTCGCGACCGAACCGCACTCCGCGAGCTGGACTTACGACCCGCCGCGGCGGCTCGTGCAGGCCGTGGACGACGAGGCCCGCTCGCTGATCGGCGAGACGGACGACATCGCCGCGCCCGAGCCCAGCTTCCCGTTCGTGCCGCGCATCGCCCGGCTGCCCCGGGACAGGCCCTCGCTCGACCGTCCCCTCGACCGCGCCCTGGACCGGCAGTTGGAGCGCCCGAGCGTGCCGCTGTCCCCGGAGCCTTCGGAGGAGACCGCGGCCACCGGCGCGACGGCCGCCGTCTCCGAGTCGGAGCGGGACTCGCTCACGAGCCTCCTGGAGGCGGTGCCGAGCTTCCGCGGCGACATGATCGTGCCGGAGCGCCCCGTGCCGCAGCCCACGGACCTTCCGCCGGTGCCGGTTCCGGTGGAGGAGCCCGAGCAGGACCCCGAGGCGGAGGAGCCCCCCGCGGCATCGGCCGGCGCGGGTTCCGCGTACGCGGACGTCCTGATGCCGCGCTCGGTGGCCAGCCACCGCGACCGCCTCGTCGGCACCACCGACCGCCAGGCGGAGGCCGACGGCGTCCGCCCCGGACGGCGCGCGGCGGTGCCCAGCTGGGACGAGATCGTCTTCGGCACACGCCGCAAGAAGCAGGAGTAG
- a CDS encoding bifunctional acetate--CoA ligase family protein/GNAT family N-acetyltransferase — MQTPSDRHAYPSHWEADVVLRDGGTARIRPITAEDAERLVSFYEQVSDESKYYRFFAPYPRLSAKDVHRFTHHDQVDRVGLAATVGGEFIATVRFDRIDERGMSASAPADEAEVAFLVQDAHQGRGVASTLLEHIAAVARERGIRRFAAEVLPANTKMIKVFTDAGYQQKRSFEDGVVRLEFDLEPTDRSLAVQRAREQRAEARSVQRLLTPKSVAVIGVGRTPGGVGRSVLRNLREAGFTGRLYAVNSAFDFEEGEEAEVDGVPAYRSVRDIDETVELAVVTVPAERVPQAVAECGERGVLGLVVISAGYAESGPEGRERQRELVRQARSYGTRILGPNAFGVINTSPEVRLNASLAPHPPERGRIGLFTQSGAIGIALLSGLHRRGAGLSTFVSAGNRADVSGNDVLQYWYEDPDTDVALMYLESIGNPRKFTRLARRAATAKPLVVVQGARHSGIAPTGHAVQATRLPHATVSALLRQAGVIRVDTVTEMVDAGLLLAGQPLPAGPRVAILGNSESLGLLTYDACVADGLRPMPPVDLTTGATPDDFRVALADALSDDACDAVIVTAIPWVGEDGATGSPEGEELATALRAAAAGCPAKPVAVVHVELGGLAEALAAATRTRPDAAVTVPGGEGCAHPSPSSQLRSSRGDPNRPAGRLPTAAAATEGGPAAGAPAAAAATTAGTAEPQGRPSPAQPHRIPAYPAAERAVRALAEAVKYAQWRREAKEPGKVHEYEDIDESGAARRIDELLAAQDDPRGATLAQDDARELLGRYGIDVRDALPAPDPDVAVAAARALGYPVALKTTAPHLRHRADLGGVRLDLADEEQLRRAYAELTDAFGKPAELRPVVQAMAPRGVDTVVRAVIDPAAGAVLSFGLAGAASELLGDTGHRLIPVTERDAGSLVRSIRTAPLLFGWRGSAPVDTPALEELLQRVSRLVDDHPEVVAVSLEPVVVAQRGLSVLGASVRLAPPPVRNDLGPRALPGY; from the coding sequence ATGCAGACCCCGTCGGACCGGCACGCATACCCCTCCCACTGGGAAGCCGATGTCGTCCTGCGTGACGGAGGCACCGCCCGGATCAGGCCGATCACGGCCGAGGACGCGGAGCGCCTGGTCAGCTTCTACGAACAGGTCTCCGACGAGTCGAAGTACTACCGCTTCTTCGCGCCCTACCCCCGCCTGTCCGCCAAGGACGTGCACCGCTTCACGCACCACGACCAGGTGGACCGGGTGGGTCTCGCGGCCACCGTGGGCGGCGAGTTCATCGCCACCGTGCGCTTCGACCGCATCGACGAGCGCGGCATGTCCGCCAGCGCGCCCGCCGACGAGGCCGAGGTCGCCTTCCTCGTGCAGGACGCCCACCAGGGCAGGGGTGTCGCCTCCACGCTCCTCGAACACATCGCCGCCGTCGCCAGGGAGCGCGGCATCCGCCGCTTCGCCGCCGAGGTGCTGCCCGCCAACACCAAGATGATCAAGGTCTTCACGGACGCGGGCTACCAGCAGAAGCGCAGCTTCGAGGACGGCGTCGTACGTCTCGAATTCGATCTGGAGCCGACGGACCGCTCCCTTGCCGTGCAGCGCGCCCGTGAGCAGCGGGCCGAGGCGCGGTCGGTGCAGCGGCTGCTCACGCCGAAGTCGGTCGCCGTGATCGGCGTCGGGCGCACGCCGGGCGGCGTGGGGCGCAGCGTGCTCCGCAACCTGCGCGAGGCGGGCTTCACGGGGCGGCTGTACGCGGTGAACAGCGCCTTCGACTTCGAGGAGGGGGAGGAGGCCGAGGTCGACGGTGTGCCCGCGTACCGCTCCGTGCGGGACATCGACGAGACCGTCGAGCTCGCCGTCGTCACCGTGCCCGCCGAGCGGGTGCCGCAGGCCGTCGCCGAGTGCGGTGAGCGCGGGGTGCTCGGGCTCGTCGTGATCTCCGCCGGGTACGCGGAGAGCGGTCCCGAAGGGCGGGAGAGGCAGCGCGAACTGGTGCGCCAGGCGCGGTCGTACGGCACGCGCATCCTCGGCCCGAACGCCTTCGGCGTCATCAACACGTCGCCCGAGGTGCGGCTCAACGCGTCGCTCGCCCCGCATCCTCCCGAGCGCGGCAGGATCGGCCTCTTCACCCAGTCCGGTGCGATCGGCATCGCGCTCCTTTCCGGTCTGCACCGGCGTGGTGCGGGCCTCTCGACCTTCGTGAGCGCGGGCAACCGCGCGGATGTGTCCGGCAACGACGTCCTCCAGTACTGGTACGAGGACCCGGACACCGACGTCGCCCTGATGTACCTCGAATCCATCGGCAACCCGCGCAAGTTCACCCGGCTCGCCCGGCGCGCGGCGACGGCGAAGCCGCTGGTCGTGGTGCAGGGGGCGCGGCACAGCGGGATCGCGCCCACGGGGCACGCGGTGCAGGCCACGCGGCTTCCGCATGCCACGGTGTCGGCGCTGCTGCGCCAGGCGGGGGTCATCCGGGTCGACACCGTCACGGAGATGGTGGACGCGGGGCTGCTGCTCGCGGGGCAGCCGTTGCCGGCGGGGCCGCGGGTGGCCATTCTCGGCAACTCCGAGTCGCTCGGGCTTCTCACGTACGACGCGTGCGTCGCCGATGGGCTTCGGCCGATGCCGCCGGTGGATCTGACCACCGGGGCCACCCCGGACGACTTCCGGGTCGCGCTCGCCGATGCGTTGTCGGACGACGCCTGCGATGCCGTGATCGTCACCGCGATCCCCTGGGTGGGGGAGGACGGGGCCACGGGGTCTCCTGAGGGTGAGGAGCTGGCCACTGCGTTGCGGGCTGCGGCTGCCGGGTGCCCCGCGAAGCCGGTGGCTGTGGTGCACGTGGAACTCGGCGGGCTCGCCGAAGCGTTGGCTGCCGCGACGCGCACTCGCCCTGACGCTGCTGTAACTGTGCCCGGCGGTGAGGGCTGTGCCCACCCTTCCCCAAGCTCTCAACTCCGTTCGAGCAGGGGAGACCCCAATCGCCCTGCGGGACGCCTGCCCACAGCGGCGGCGGCCACGGAGGGTGGGCCCGCAGCGGGGGCGCCCGCGGCGGCGGCAGCAACGACGGCAGGGACCGCGGAGCCCCAAGGCCGCCCCAGCCCGGCGCAGCCGCACCGTATCCCCGCCTACCCCGCCGCCGAGCGCGCCGTCCGGGCCCTCGCCGAAGCCGTGAAGTACGCGCAATGGCGGCGTGAGGCCAAGGAACCCGGCAAGGTCCACGAGTACGAGGACATCGACGAGAGCGGTGCCGCCCGGCGGATCGACGAGCTGCTCGCCGCGCAGGACGACCCCCGCGGCGCCACGCTCGCCCAGGACGACGCCCGCGAGCTGCTCGGGCGGTACGGCATCGACGTACGGGACGCCCTGCCCGCGCCCGACCCGGACGTGGCCGTGGCGGCAGCCCGCGCGCTCGGCTACCCCGTGGCCCTCAAGACCACGGCCCCGCACCTGCGCCACCGTGCCGACCTGGGCGGCGTGCGGCTCGACCTGGCGGACGAGGAACAACTGCGCCGCGCCTACGCCGAATTGACCGACGCCTTCGGCAAGCCTGCCGAGCTGCGGCCCGTCGTGCAGGCGATGGCGCCCCGCGGCGTCGACACCGTCGTCCGCGCGGTCATCGACCCGGCGGCCGGAGCGGTGCTCTCGTTCGGGCTCGCCGGCGCCGCGTCCGAGCTGCTCGGCGACACCGGGCACCGGCTCATCCCGGTGACCGAGCGTGACGCGGGTTCCCTGGTCAGGTCCATCCGGACCGCCCCGCTCCTCTTCGGCTGGCGCGGCTCGGCGCCGGTCGACACCCCGGCCCTGGAGGAGCTGCTCCAGCGGGTCTCGCGCCTCGTGGACGATCACCCCGAGGTGGTCGCCGTGTCCCTGGAGCCCGTGGTCGTCGCCCAGCGGGGCCTCTCCGTGCTCGGCGCCTCCGTGCGGCTCGCGCCCCCGCCCGTCCGCAACGACCTCGGTCCGCGCGCCCTGCCCGGGTACTGA
- a CDS encoding alkaline phosphatase family protein, with translation MSLPAWDDVQPLALESAPLPEYGAGSLADLLPTLVSHQGVDGFAPVIPELAPADRNCVFLIDGLGWEQLRAHPDEAPFLTSLISSSRGGTGRPITAGFPATTATSLASVGTGLPPASHGLPGYTVRNPATGELMNQLRWNPWTDPRKWQPYPTVFQQAHAAGVHTAQVSSPTFENTPLTKIALSGGSFRGRLSGEERMDLAAEQLGAGERSLVYTYYAEVDGKGHRFGVDSDAWRGQLMYVDRLAQRLAEQLPPRSALYVTADHGMLDIPFDEQSRIDFDEDWELRAGVTLLGGEGRARHVYAVPGAENDVLTVWREVLGEQFWVASRDEAIAAGWFGPPGAVEERVYGRIGDVVAAAHDDVAIIATEREPKESALVGMHGSMTAVEQLVPLLEVRS, from the coding sequence ATGTCCCTGCCCGCCTGGGACGACGTACAGCCGCTCGCCCTCGAATCCGCACCCCTGCCCGAGTACGGTGCGGGCTCGCTCGCCGACCTGCTGCCCACGCTCGTCTCCCACCAGGGCGTCGACGGCTTCGCGCCCGTCATCCCGGAACTCGCCCCGGCCGACCGGAACTGCGTCTTCCTGATCGACGGCCTCGGCTGGGAGCAGCTCCGCGCCCACCCGGACGAGGCGCCCTTCCTGACCTCGCTCATCAGTTCCTCACGTGGCGGTACGGGACGTCCGATCACGGCGGGCTTCCCCGCCACCACCGCGACCTCCCTCGCCTCGGTCGGCACGGGCCTGCCGCCCGCCTCGCACGGCCTGCCGGGCTACACCGTGCGCAACCCCGCCACCGGCGAGCTGATGAACCAGCTCCGCTGGAACCCGTGGACCGACCCGCGCAAGTGGCAGCCGTACCCCACCGTCTTCCAGCAGGCCCACGCGGCGGGCGTGCACACCGCCCAGGTGTCCTCCCCGACGTTCGAGAACACCCCGCTCACCAAGATCGCGCTGAGCGGCGGCAGCTTCCGCGGCCGGCTCTCCGGCGAGGAGCGCATGGACCTCGCGGCCGAGCAACTGGGCGCGGGCGAGCGTTCGCTGGTCTACACGTACTACGCGGAGGTCGACGGCAAGGGCCACCGCTTCGGCGTCGACTCCGACGCCTGGCGCGGCCAGCTCATGTACGTCGACCGGCTTGCCCAGCGTCTGGCCGAGCAGCTCCCGCCGCGCAGCGCCCTGTACGTCACCGCCGACCACGGCATGCTCGACATCCCCTTCGACGAGCAGTCCCGCATCGACTTCGACGAGGACTGGGAGCTGCGCGCCGGCGTCACCCTCCTCGGTGGCGAGGGCCGCGCCCGCCATGTGTACGCGGTGCCGGGCGCGGAGAACGACGTCCTGACCGTCTGGCGCGAGGTGCTCGGCGAGCAGTTCTGGGTGGCGAGCCGGGACGAGGCGATCGCGGCGGGCTGGTTCGGCCCGCCCGGTGCCGTCGAGGAGCGGGTGTACGGACGCATCGGCGACGTCGTCGCGGCGGCCCACGACGACGTGGCGATCATCGCCACCGAGAGGGAGCCGAAGGAGTCGGCACTGGTCGGCATGCACGGTTCGATGACCGCCGTCGAGCAGCTCGTACCGCTCCTCGAAGTACGCTCCTGA
- a CDS encoding sulfurtransferase — protein sequence MNAIISATELASDLTGENPPVLLDIRWQLSTAKAAGAPAFDGRAEYEKGHIPGAVFVDLDADLAGPAGPAGRHPLPDVEHFAAVMRAAGVSAGRDVVVYDGGQGWAAARAWWLLRWTGHPSVRVLDGGLAAWGGPLESGDERPAAEGSFAPETNTTDLLDADAAAALARSGLLLDARAAERYRGDVEPIDRVGGHIPGAVSAPTTENVTADGTFRPAADLAERFNSLGASETSEVGVYCGSGVSGAHEVLALAVAGIPASLYVGSWSEWSSDESRPVAKGPDPQ from the coding sequence ATGAACGCCATCATCTCCGCAACCGAACTCGCCAGCGACCTGACGGGCGAGAACCCGCCAGTGCTCCTGGACATCCGCTGGCAGCTGAGCACCGCGAAGGCTGCCGGCGCCCCCGCCTTCGACGGGCGGGCCGAGTACGAGAAGGGGCACATCCCGGGCGCCGTCTTCGTCGACCTGGACGCGGATCTCGCGGGCCCGGCGGGCCCGGCCGGCCGGCATCCCCTGCCGGACGTGGAGCACTTCGCAGCGGTGATGCGGGCGGCCGGGGTCTCCGCGGGCCGGGACGTGGTCGTGTACGACGGCGGGCAGGGCTGGGCCGCCGCACGCGCCTGGTGGCTGCTGCGCTGGACGGGGCACCCTTCGGTCCGGGTGCTCGACGGCGGGCTGGCGGCGTGGGGCGGCCCGCTGGAGTCGGGCGACGAGCGCCCGGCGGCCGAGGGCTCGTTCGCCCCCGAGACGAACACCACGGATCTCCTGGACGCCGACGCCGCGGCGGCCCTGGCCCGCTCCGGGCTGCTTCTGGACGCTCGCGCGGCCGAGCGCTACCGCGGTGACGTCGAGCCGATCGACCGCGTGGGCGGCCACATCCCGGGTGCGGTCTCCGCCCCGACCACGGAGAACGTCACGGCGGACGGCACCTTCAGGCCGGCCGCCGACCTCGCGGAACGTTTCAACTCCCTGGGCGCATCCGAGACTTCCGAGGTCGGCGTCTACTGCGGCTCAGGTGTGTCCGGCGCGCACGAGGTGCTCGCCCTCGCGGTGGCGGGCATCCCGGCGTCGCTGTACGTCGGCTCGTGGTCGGAGTGGTCGTCGGACGAGTCCCGTCCGGTGGCCAAGGGCCCGGATCCGCAGTAG
- a CDS encoding thymidine kinase, which produces MPELVFFSGTMDCGKSTLALQIEHNRSARGLKGMIFTRDDRAGEGKLSSRLGLVTDAIEAADDFDFYAHLVDHLSQGGRADYVIVDEAQFLAPGQIDQLARVVDDLGLDVFAFGITTDFRSKLFPGSQRLVELADRVEVLQVEALCWCGARATHNARTIGGVMVVEGAQVVVGDVNQAADEVGYEVLCRRHHRRRMTSATAHAAALSPDVLPVASA; this is translated from the coding sequence ATGCCCGAGCTGGTGTTCTTCTCCGGAACGATGGACTGCGGAAAGAGCACCCTGGCTCTGCAGATCGAGCACAACCGCTCGGCCCGCGGTCTGAAGGGCATGATCTTCACCCGTGACGACCGCGCGGGCGAGGGCAAGCTCTCCTCGCGGCTCGGTCTCGTCACGGACGCGATCGAGGCCGCCGACGACTTCGACTTCTACGCCCATCTCGTCGACCACCTCTCGCAGGGCGGCCGCGCGGACTACGTGATCGTGGACGAGGCGCAGTTCCTCGCCCCCGGCCAGATCGACCAGCTGGCCCGTGTCGTCGACGACCTGGGCCTCGACGTCTTCGCCTTCGGCATCACCACGGACTTCCGCTCCAAGCTCTTCCCCGGTTCGCAGCGTCTGGTCGAACTCGCCGACCGCGTCGAGGTGTTGCAGGTCGAGGCGCTGTGCTGGTGCGGCGCCCGTGCCACGCACAACGCGCGCACCATAGGCGGTGTGATGGTCGTCGAAGGTGCTCAGGTCGTCGTCGGTGACGTCAACCAGGCGGCGGACGAGGTGGGTTACGAGGTGCTGTGCCGCCGTCACCACAGGCGCCGGATGACGAGCGCCACGGCGCACGCGGCGGCCCTGTCGCCCGATGTGCTGCCTGTCGCCTCTGCCTGA
- a CDS encoding NCS2 family permease — translation MTTSATGPSGPFGQPGTADAPPVYPRGPLDRFFRITERGSTYGREIRGGFATFFTMAYILVLNPIILGSAEDKFGNQLDAAQLVTATALVAAVMTLIMGVGGNLPLALAAGLGINAVVAFQIAPLMSWDDAMGLIVLEGLLICVLVMTGLREAIMHAIPQPLKQAISVGIGLFIAFIGFVDAGFVTRVPDAANSTIPVQLGTGSLTGWPMLVFCLGVLLTVVLLARKVKGAILISIVVTTVLAVIVNGLADVKSWGLTAPSMPDKPVAAPDFALLGDFDLFGSFGQVSVLTVVLLVFTLILSDFFDTMGTIVGVTAEAGLLDERGQVPGLGRVLLIDGAAAVVGGASSSSSATTYIESAAGVGEGARTGFANLVTGGLFGLALFLTPVLTMVPMQAASPALVAVGFLMMTQVKHIDWDRYELAVPAFLTIAVMPFTYSITNGIGAGFIAYVAIKACLGKAREVHWLLWGTAALFLVYFAIDPLEQLLGVK, via the coding sequence ATGACGACCAGCGCGACAGGCCCGTCCGGGCCGTTCGGCCAGCCAGGCACCGCCGACGCGCCGCCGGTGTATCCCCGCGGCCCGCTCGACCGGTTCTTCCGCATCACCGAACGGGGTTCGACGTACGGCCGGGAGATACGCGGCGGATTCGCCACGTTCTTCACCATGGCGTACATCCTTGTGCTCAACCCGATCATCCTCGGCAGCGCCGAGGACAAGTTCGGCAACCAGCTGGACGCGGCCCAACTGGTCACCGCCACGGCTCTCGTGGCCGCGGTGATGACCCTGATCATGGGCGTCGGCGGCAATCTGCCGCTCGCACTCGCCGCGGGCCTGGGGATCAATGCCGTCGTGGCGTTCCAGATCGCGCCGCTGATGAGCTGGGACGACGCGATGGGTCTCATCGTGCTCGAAGGCCTGCTGATCTGCGTCCTGGTGATGACCGGCTTGCGCGAGGCGATCATGCACGCCATCCCACAGCCGCTCAAGCAGGCCATCAGCGTGGGGATCGGCCTGTTCATCGCGTTCATCGGCTTCGTCGACGCGGGGTTCGTCACGCGTGTCCCGGACGCCGCGAACAGCACCATTCCCGTCCAGCTCGGCACCGGCTCACTGACCGGCTGGCCCATGCTCGTGTTCTGCCTCGGTGTGCTCCTGACGGTCGTACTGCTCGCCCGCAAGGTGAAGGGCGCCATCCTCATCAGCATCGTGGTGACGACGGTCCTTGCCGTGATCGTCAACGGGCTCGCCGACGTCAAGTCGTGGGGCCTGACCGCGCCGTCGATGCCCGACAAGCCCGTCGCCGCCCCCGACTTCGCCCTCCTCGGCGACTTCGACCTGTTCGGCTCCTTCGGGCAGGTGAGCGTCCTCACGGTGGTTCTGCTCGTCTTCACCCTCATCCTGTCGGACTTCTTCGACACGATGGGCACCATCGTCGGCGTCACGGCCGAGGCCGGCCTCCTCGACGAGCGCGGCCAGGTCCCCGGCCTGGGCCGGGTGCTGCTCATCGACGGTGCGGCGGCCGTCGTGGGCGGCGCGTCCTCGTCGTCCTCCGCCACCACGTACATCGAGTCGGCGGCCGGAGTCGGGGAAGGCGCCCGCACCGGCTTCGCGAACCTGGTCACCGGCGGCCTCTTCGGCCTCGCCCTGTTCCTGACCCCGGTCCTGACCATGGTGCCCATGCAGGCCGCGTCGCCCGCTCTCGTCGCGGTCGGATTCCTGATGATGACCCAGGTCAAGCACATCGACTGGGACCGCTACGAACTGGCGGTACCGGCGTTCCTGACCATCGCGGTCATGCCGTTCACGTACTCCATCACCAACGGCATCGGCGCCGGTTTCATCGCGTACGTCGCCATCAAGGCCTGCCTGGGCAAGGCCCGCGAGGTCCACTGGCTGCTGTGGGGCACGGCGGCGCTCTTCCTCGTCTACTTCGCCATCGATCCGCTGGAGCAGCTGCTCGGGGTGAAGTGA
- a CDS encoding VOC family protein → MTEARGSTGQRDGSGAVRRAPGTPTWVSLMVHGLATTQEFYGALFGWEFRPGPEQLGPYVRALLDGHEVAGIGQLPPDHHLPIAWTPYLASDDVDATAEAVRHCCGTIGVGPLDAGPAGRMAIAVDPAGAVFGIWQAAEHLGSALVGEPGAPAWNELVTQETAGVVKFYQAVFGYTEEAVVSADFDYVTLQVDGRPVASVHGMGQALPRDRGAHWMTYFEVADVDESVRRVIELGGHVVKSAQAGAHGRVATVADPEGAVFTLVRSEG, encoded by the coding sequence ATGACGGAGGCACGGGGGTCGACGGGTCAGCGTGATGGCTCGGGGGCCGTCCGCCGCGCGCCCGGCACACCCACCTGGGTGAGCCTGATGGTGCATGGCCTGGCCACGACCCAGGAGTTCTACGGAGCGTTGTTCGGCTGGGAGTTCCGGCCTGGCCCGGAGCAGCTCGGGCCCTACGTACGGGCGCTGCTCGACGGCCACGAGGTCGCCGGGATCGGGCAACTGCCGCCCGACCACCATCTGCCGATCGCCTGGACGCCGTACCTGGCGTCGGACGACGTGGACGCGACGGCCGAGGCCGTGCGGCACTGCTGCGGCACGATCGGCGTCGGCCCGCTGGACGCGGGCCCGGCCGGGCGGATGGCCATCGCGGTGGACCCCGCGGGCGCGGTGTTCGGCATCTGGCAGGCGGCGGAGCACCTGGGCTCCGCCCTCGTCGGTGAGCCCGGAGCCCCGGCCTGGAACGAACTGGTCACCCAGGAGACCGCGGGCGTCGTCAAGTTCTACCAAGCGGTCTTCGGATACACGGAAGAGGCGGTCGTCTCGGCCGACTTCGACTACGTGACACTCCAGGTCGACGGACGGCCGGTGGCCTCGGTGCACGGCATGGGCCAGGCGCTGCCGCGGGACCGGGGGGCGCACTGGATGACGTACTTCGAAGTCGCCGACGTGGACGAATCGGTACGGCGGGTCATCGAACTCGGCGGCCACGTCGTCAAGTCCGCGCAGGCGGGCGCCCATGGGCGGGTGGCCACGGTCGCCGACCCGGAGGGCGCGGTCTTCACGCTCGTGCGCTCGGAGGGCTGA
- a CDS encoding XRE family transcriptional regulator, with the protein MAPGHVAYGMRVSYGLEYVSPEHVTAWEQGRAVPTSNELAALAGALWCAPHELIGAPRTLRDHRLASGLAIEDVSRATGLDVRAYQHMEETNTWTGNRRQSAHLGAVLKLGPRDFVAVTGLEDELARLLGEAVNTRWQAHIRPIAKLLSMERRALEEPLKAMHQEYQSLLTATLGRVGNAAASGETGRRYLEDIVDHFWSRFPGSAPGGR; encoded by the coding sequence ATGGCCCCCGGCCACGTCGCCTACGGCATGCGTGTCTCGTACGGCCTGGAGTACGTATCGCCGGAACATGTCACCGCATGGGAGCAGGGCAGGGCGGTACCCACGTCGAACGAGCTCGCCGCGCTTGCCGGTGCCTTGTGGTGCGCGCCCCATGAACTCATCGGCGCCCCGCGGACTCTGCGGGACCACCGTCTCGCGAGCGGGCTCGCCATCGAGGACGTCTCCCGGGCGACCGGCCTCGACGTGCGTGCCTACCAGCACATGGAAGAGACCAACACCTGGACGGGAAACCGGCGCCAGTCGGCCCACCTCGGGGCCGTGCTGAAGCTGGGGCCACGGGATTTCGTGGCCGTCACCGGCCTGGAGGACGAACTCGCCCGGCTCCTCGGGGAAGCCGTCAACACACGGTGGCAGGCGCACATCCGCCCCATCGCCAAACTGCTCTCCATGGAGCGCCGCGCTCTGGAGGAGCCCCTGAAGGCCATGCACCAGGAGTACCAGTCCCTCCTGACGGCCACCCTCGGCCGGGTCGGCAACGCCGCCGCGTCGGGCGAGACGGGGCGGCGTTACCTCGAAGACATCGTCGACCACTTCTGGTCCAGGTTCCCCGGCAGTGCTCCCGGCGGGAGGTGA